In Limnohabitans sp. INBF002, one genomic interval encodes:
- a CDS encoding chromate transporter, with protein sequence MSITLTLADWGSLFLHFISLSLLAVGGAITTAPDIHRYLVDETHWLTDTQFTSSIALAQGAPGPNVMFVALMGWNVGLNAGGGLSAGWPAVVLALWGVLITMVGIMIPSCTLTFVATQWAHRNRDMLAVKAFKSGMAPLVIALLIATGWLLTGNHENPARDWPLWVLAGATTLIVWKTKTHLLLLLGFGALLGALDWI encoded by the coding sequence ATGAGCATCACCTTGACCCTTGCCGATTGGGGCTCGCTCTTTTTGCACTTCATTTCGCTGTCGCTTTTGGCAGTCGGGGGAGCTATCACCACCGCACCCGACATTCACCGCTACTTGGTGGATGAAACGCATTGGCTGACCGACACGCAATTCACCTCGTCCATCGCCTTGGCCCAAGGCGCACCCGGCCCCAACGTGATGTTTGTCGCCTTGATGGGTTGGAACGTGGGCCTTAACGCAGGTGGTGGCTTATCAGCAGGCTGGCCAGCAGTGGTCTTGGCCTTGTGGGGTGTGCTCATCACCATGGTCGGCATCATGATTCCATCCTGCACCCTCACCTTTGTCGCCACGCAATGGGCACATCGAAACCGCGACATGCTGGCCGTCAAAGCCTTCAAAAGCGGCATGGCCCCCCTCGTGATTGCACTGCTCATCGCCACGGGTTGGCTGCTCACAGGCAACCACGAAAACCCCGCACGTGATTGGCCCTTGTGGGTCTTAGCAGGTGCCACCACACTCATCGTGTGGAAAACCAAAACGCACCTGTTGCTACTGCTAGGTTTCGGCGCCTTACTAGGCGCCCTAGATTGGATCTAA
- a CDS encoding chromate transporter has product MSDTHTRHHSAAPNAPHSKTDLFISFTLLALQGFGGVLAVVQRELVDKKQWLTLDEFVEDWAVAQILPGPNVVNLALMIGGRHFGISGALAALSGLLLAPTALVLLLAAAVAGVADTPMAQGMLRGMGAVSAGLIAAVGIKLMGALKNNPMGMLTCIGIGTLTFIAIGLLRLPLAWVLLSLGPLASVWAAHCIKQRGVA; this is encoded by the coding sequence ATGAGCGACACCCACACGCGGCACCACAGTGCAGCCCCCAACGCGCCGCACAGCAAAACTGATCTATTCATCTCTTTCACGCTATTGGCCTTGCAAGGTTTTGGCGGTGTACTGGCCGTTGTGCAACGTGAGTTGGTCGATAAAAAGCAATGGCTCACGCTTGATGAATTTGTCGAAGACTGGGCCGTTGCGCAAATCTTGCCTGGCCCAAACGTGGTGAACCTCGCACTCATGATTGGTGGGCGTCACTTTGGCATCAGCGGTGCACTGGCTGCACTCAGTGGCTTGCTGCTAGCCCCCACCGCGTTGGTGCTTTTGCTGGCTGCTGCAGTTGCCGGCGTTGCAGACACCCCCATGGCACAAGGCATGCTGCGGGGCATGGGTGCCGTATCGGCAGGCCTGATTGCGGCAGTGGGCATCAAGCTCATGGGTGCTTTGAAAAACAACCCCATGGGGATGCTGACCTGCATTGGCATAGGCACCCTCACCTTCATCGCCATCGGCTTGCTGCGCTTGCCATTAGCTTGGGTACTGCTCAGCCTAGGGCCATTGGCCAGCGTGTGGGCGGCGCATTGCATCAAACAACGAGGTGTGGCATGA
- the fabG gene encoding 3-oxoacyl-ACP reductase FabG, with the protein MNTNHNSQTQRLLGKVSLITGAAQGIGLATALKFAQEGAIVIVCDVKQAAVDEAVKQCQALGAQALGFVVDVTQRDMVDATVKAVLDKFGRIDVLVNNAGITQDARLQKMTLEQFDRVIDVNLRGVFHCAQAVTDAMVAQGNGVILNASSVVGIYGNFGQTNYAATKFGVIGFTKTWSRELGPKGIRVNAVAPGFIQTPILSTIPEKVIHEMTERVPLKRLGQPEDIANVYAFLASDEASYINGTVIEVAGGLTI; encoded by the coding sequence ATGAATACAAACCACAACTCGCAAACGCAGCGACTGTTAGGCAAGGTCAGCCTCATCACAGGCGCTGCACAAGGCATTGGCTTAGCCACCGCCCTCAAATTTGCACAAGAAGGCGCCATCGTCATCGTGTGCGATGTCAAACAAGCAGCGGTAGATGAGGCCGTGAAGCAATGCCAAGCCTTGGGTGCGCAGGCCCTTGGCTTTGTGGTGGATGTGACGCAGCGCGACATGGTGGATGCCACGGTCAAAGCGGTTCTCGACAAGTTCGGCCGCATCGATGTGTTGGTCAACAACGCGGGCATCACGCAGGATGCGCGTTTGCAAAAAATGACACTGGAACAGTTTGACCGTGTGATCGACGTCAACCTGCGCGGTGTGTTCCATTGCGCACAAGCGGTAACCGACGCCATGGTGGCTCAAGGCAACGGCGTGATTTTGAATGCGTCATCGGTGGTGGGCATCTACGGCAACTTCGGCCAAACCAACTACGCCGCAACGAAATTTGGCGTGATTGGTTTTACTAAAACATGGAGCCGTGAACTCGGCCCCAAAGGCATTCGCGTGAACGCCGTGGCACCCGGCTTTATTCAAACCCCCATCTTGTCCACCATCCCTGAGAAAGTCATCCACGAGATGACGGAGCGTGTACCGCTCAAGCGCTTGGGCCAACCCGAAGACATTGCCAACGTCTATGCATTTTTAGCAAGCGACGAAGCCTCGTACATCAACGGCACGGTCATTGAGGTAGCTGGTGGCCTGACGATATGA
- a CDS encoding ABC transporter substrate-binding protein, protein MKLNQLFLACAAALSVSAAVAGEVEVLHYWTSGGEAKSAAELKKIMAAKGHAWKDFAVAGGGGDNAMTVLKSRVVAGNPPSAAQIKGPAIQEWAQEGVLANLDSVAQAEKWDSLLPQVVANVMKYKGNYVAAPVNVHRVNWVWANPEVLKKAGVSAMPTSYDEFFVAADKIKKAGLIAVAHGGQNWQDFTTFESVVLGVGGAKFYQDALVKLDPKALNSPTMKKSLETFRKIKGYTDAASPGRDWNLATAMVMQGKAGFQFMGDWAKGEFVAAGKKPGKDFWCAAAPGTAKSYTFNVDSFAMFKLKDASAQKAQGDLAAAIMSTDFQEVFNLNKGSIPVRLNMSMAKFDDCAKLSSKDFVDTAKTGGLVPSVAHGMAISPATEGAIKDLVSQFWNDDKISIDEGQKRLVAAAATK, encoded by the coding sequence ATGAAATTGAATCAACTGTTTTTGGCCTGCGCTGCAGCTTTGTCAGTGTCTGCAGCGGTGGCTGGCGAAGTCGAAGTCCTGCATTACTGGACATCAGGTGGCGAAGCTAAATCAGCCGCTGAGCTGAAAAAGATCATGGCAGCCAAAGGCCATGCTTGGAAAGATTTCGCAGTGGCAGGTGGCGGCGGTGACAACGCGATGACCGTGTTGAAGAGCCGTGTGGTGGCAGGCAACCCACCTTCAGCCGCACAAATCAAAGGCCCCGCCATTCAAGAGTGGGCGCAAGAGGGCGTGTTGGCCAACTTGGATAGCGTGGCGCAAGCCGAGAAGTGGGACAGCTTGTTGCCACAAGTGGTCGCCAATGTCATGAAATACAAAGGCAACTACGTGGCAGCGCCCGTCAACGTGCACCGCGTGAACTGGGTGTGGGCCAATCCTGAGGTTTTGAAGAAAGCCGGCGTGTCTGCCATGCCGACCAGCTACGACGAGTTCTTTGTTGCAGCCGACAAAATCAAAAAAGCAGGCCTCATTGCTGTGGCCCACGGCGGCCAAAACTGGCAAGACTTCACCACCTTTGAGTCGGTGGTGTTGGGCGTCGGTGGTGCCAAGTTTTACCAAGATGCCTTGGTCAAGCTTGATCCCAAAGCCTTGAACAGCCCGACCATGAAAAAGTCGCTCGAGACATTCCGCAAGATCAAGGGTTACACCGATGCCGCATCGCCTGGCCGCGATTGGAACTTGGCTACGGCCATGGTCATGCAAGGCAAAGCCGGTTTTCAGTTCATGGGTGACTGGGCCAAGGGCGAGTTTGTGGCCGCAGGTAAAAAGCCAGGCAAAGACTTCTGGTGTGCGGCGGCCCCCGGTACAGCCAAGTCATACACCTTCAACGTCGATTCATTTGCGATGTTCAAGCTCAAAGATGCAAGCGCACAAAAAGCCCAAGGCGATTTGGCAGCCGCGATCATGAGCACCGATTTCCAAGAAGTGTTCAACCTCAACAAGGGCTCTATCCCTGTGCGCTTGAACATGTCGATGGCCAAGTTTGACGACTGTGCCAAGCTCTCTAGCAAAGATTTCGTGGACACCGCCAAGACCGGCGGCTTGGTCCCCTCCGTGGCCCACGGCATGGCGATTTCGCCAGCGACCGAAGGCGCGATCAAAGATTTGGTGAGCCAGTTCTGGAACGACGACAAGATCAGCATTGACGAAGGTCAAA